One window from the genome of Alkalihalobacillus sp. LMS6 encodes:
- the trpB gene encoding tryptophan synthase subunit beta: protein MKTDVYPTKQGRFGEYGGQYVPETLMSAIEELELALDEALEDEQFQAELDNLLQQFAGRKTPITYADQFSKALGDDVKIYLKREDLLHTGAHKLNNALGQALLAKRMGKTKVVAETGAGQHGVATATVAAKFGMECLIYMGETDMERQKLNVFRMELLGAKVIPAVSGSRTLKDATNEAIRHWVTHAEDTFYIIGSVVGPHPYPKMVRNFQRIIGDEAKEQMVTEYDSLPETIIACVGGGSNAIGMFYPFIDEDVELIGVEAAGYGVETNQHAATITKGTKGIIHGSLTYLLQDEVGQITEPYSISAGLDYPGVGPEHAYLADSKRVRYEAVTDEEALTALRMLAEHEGIICALETAHAVAQAIKESKASKKSSILICLSGRGDKDMHTLYKNFEGGETN, encoded by the coding sequence ATGAAAACAGACGTTTACCCTACTAAACAAGGTCGATTTGGAGAATACGGCGGACAATACGTTCCGGAAACATTAATGAGCGCGATTGAAGAGTTAGAATTGGCCCTTGATGAGGCGTTAGAAGATGAGCAATTTCAGGCAGAGTTGGATAACCTTCTTCAACAATTTGCTGGTCGAAAAACACCGATCACCTATGCGGATCAATTTAGTAAGGCCCTTGGTGATGACGTAAAGATTTACCTCAAAAGAGAGGATCTTTTGCATACAGGGGCTCATAAATTAAATAATGCTCTCGGGCAAGCCCTTCTAGCAAAACGGATGGGGAAGACAAAAGTAGTTGCCGAAACTGGCGCTGGTCAGCATGGAGTCGCAACCGCAACGGTAGCGGCAAAATTCGGTATGGAATGCCTCATTTATATGGGAGAAACCGATATGGAACGACAAAAGCTCAATGTATTTCGAATGGAATTGTTAGGAGCAAAAGTAATTCCGGCTGTAAGCGGAAGTCGGACATTAAAAGACGCGACGAATGAAGCGATTCGTCATTGGGTGACGCATGCTGAGGATACCTTTTATATTATCGGGTCTGTGGTAGGTCCACACCCTTACCCGAAGATGGTGCGCAATTTTCAACGCATTATCGGCGATGAAGCAAAGGAGCAGATGGTTACAGAATACGATTCGTTACCTGAAACAATCATTGCTTGTGTTGGTGGCGGGAGCAATGCAATCGGTATGTTTTATCCTTTTATTGACGAAGACGTTGAACTAATTGGTGTGGAAGCAGCAGGTTACGGCGTAGAGACGAACCAGCATGCTGCAACGATTACAAAAGGAACAAAAGGAATCATTCATGGTTCTTTAACGTATTTACTTCAAGACGAGGTTGGTCAAATTACAGAACCGTATTCAATTTCTGCAGGCCTCGATTACCCAGGAGTCGGTCCAGAGCACGCTTATTTAGCAGATTCAAAGCGTGTACGCTATGAAGCGGTGACGGATGAAGAGGCGCTTACGGCCCTTCGTATGCTGGCAGAGCATGAAGGAATCATTTGTGCTTTAGAAACGGCCCATGCGGTAGCGCAAGCGATTAAAGAAAGTAAAGCCAGTAA
- a CDS encoding phosphoribosylanthranilate isomerase codes for MKTKYCGIGSKEELQVVANAGCAYIGFVFAASKRRVELSDVISWLHSVEYNQEIVALVVHPTLEDVKALYEAKVFSILQLHGNETVEDVKELRAHFPALKIWKAVHVDEEANKKLHAFAPHVDALLLDTKTSHAWGGTGKTFEWRKIPGFIDVLSPYKKPLLIAGGINRTNVQALLQYDVYGLDLSSGIERNGKKDQHAIEELEEVMEQYENRRLPY; via the coding sequence ATGAAAACAAAATATTGCGGAATCGGCTCAAAAGAGGAACTACAAGTGGTAGCGAATGCAGGTTGTGCGTACATCGGCTTCGTATTTGCTGCTAGCAAGCGGCGTGTTGAGCTTAGCGACGTTATTTCTTGGCTTCATTCTGTTGAATATAACCAAGAAATCGTTGCGTTAGTCGTACACCCAACGTTAGAAGACGTAAAGGCACTTTATGAAGCGAAAGTCTTTTCAATCCTGCAGCTTCACGGCAATGAGACAGTAGAAGATGTAAAAGAGCTTCGTGCTCATTTTCCTGCTTTAAAGATTTGGAAAGCCGTCCATGTGGATGAAGAGGCAAACAAAAAGCTACACGCGTTTGCGCCTCATGTTGATGCTCTTTTGCTTGATACAAAAACAAGTCACGCATGGGGAGGTACGGGCAAAACGTTTGAATGGAGAAAAATCCCTGGTTTTATAGATGTACTAAGCCCCTACAAGAAACCTCTTTTGATTGCAGGAGGAATTAATCGTACGAATGTTCAAGCGCTATTGCAGTATGACGTATACGGACTTGATCTCTCGAGTGGGATCGAGCGAAATGGAAAAAAAGATCAACACGCCATTGAAGAATTAGAAGAGGTGATGGAGCAATATGAAAACAGACGTTTACCCTACTAA
- the trpC gene encoding indole-3-glycerol phosphate synthase TrpC: protein MLDEIIASKKEEVRTLQMPERESVNRTSLKQALMSSSFDLGLIAEIKQASPSKGLLVTDLNVSKIAQTYENAGASAISVLTDSPFFKGEKRYIKQVKDLVHLPVLRKDFIIDEKQVEESYRLGADAILLIAGVVSNEKLQSLYEQAYDLGMECLVEVHNSEEALSLLDHVQPEMIGVNNRDLKTFRTDITHTETILKHLPKQSLVVSESGIRTRADLSYLKQLGVQGVLMGETLMKADDQAKAIQSLFANEKALR from the coding sequence ATGCTTGATGAAATTATCGCATCAAAAAAAGAAGAAGTACGAACGCTGCAAATGCCTGAACGTGAAAGCGTGAATCGAACAAGTCTAAAACAAGCGTTGATGTCTTCTTCATTTGATCTCGGCTTAATTGCCGAAATCAAGCAAGCGTCTCCATCAAAAGGATTGCTCGTTACTGATTTGAATGTTTCTAAGATTGCGCAAACGTATGAAAATGCTGGAGCTTCAGCCATTAGTGTATTAACCGATTCTCCTTTCTTTAAAGGGGAGAAGCGCTATATCAAACAAGTGAAAGACCTTGTTCATCTTCCTGTTTTAAGAAAAGATTTTATTATTGATGAAAAACAAGTAGAGGAATCGTATCGCTTAGGTGCAGATGCGATCTTATTAATTGCAGGAGTGGTAAGCAATGAAAAACTTCAATCGTTATATGAACAAGCTTATGACCTTGGAATGGAGTGTCTAGTTGAAGTTCATAACAGTGAAGAAGCTTTATCGTTGCTAGACCATGTACAACCTGAGATGATCGGAGTGAATAATAGAGATTTAAAAACCTTTCGGACAGACATTACTCATACAGAAACGATTTTGAAGCATTTGCCTAAGCAGTCGCTTGTTGTTTCTGAGAGCGGTATTCGCACGAGAGCAGATTTATCCTATTTAAAGCAACTCGGGGTACAGGGTGTGTTAATGGGCGAAACGTTAATGAAAGCAGACGATCAAGCGAAAGCGATACAGTCTCTTTTTGCAAATGAGAAAGCATTGCGATGA
- the trpD gene encoding anthranilate phosphoribosyltransferase: MINELLNRCLNHETLSEHDAELLMSEIMLGRLTDSQIASFITLLRFRGETVDELVGFARAMRNMAEPFPLQTERTIDTCGTGGDGLSTFNISTATAIVLASMNIPVTKHGNRSVSSKTGSADVFEALGIDIQSTVTEAAEKLKRQSLCFMFAPLYHPSMKHVMKTRKELGFRSIFNLLGPLTNPAGAQHQLLGVNSRSTADQIGQVLNRLGTAHSIVVSGADGLDECAIHGKTYLVDVKAGETHSYVIQPEDYGLKQGSLSAIQVHSSYESAQLINQILLNEAPSEAIDIVVFNAGVALYAGDYVDSIQAGVDRTKAALLTKQSFTYLTSIQNENRGIKHA; the protein is encoded by the coding sequence ATGATAAATGAATTGTTAAACCGTTGCTTAAACCACGAGACATTATCAGAACATGATGCTGAATTATTAATGTCTGAGATTATGCTTGGACGATTAACAGATAGCCAAATTGCTAGTTTCATTACACTGTTACGCTTCCGTGGCGAAACAGTAGATGAGCTTGTTGGCTTTGCCCGTGCGATGCGTAACATGGCAGAACCATTTCCTCTACAAACGGAACGGACCATTGATACGTGTGGAACAGGTGGCGATGGTTTGTCCACGTTTAATATCTCGACGGCGACTGCAATCGTATTAGCGTCAATGAATATACCAGTAACGAAACATGGCAATCGCTCTGTATCATCCAAGACAGGCAGTGCGGATGTATTCGAAGCACTCGGAATTGATATTCAGTCGACCGTTACAGAAGCTGCAGAAAAGTTAAAGCGACAATCTCTTTGTTTTATGTTTGCGCCACTTTATCATCCATCGATGAAACATGTGATGAAAACAAGAAAAGAGCTCGGGTTCCGAAGTATTTTTAACTTGCTTGGTCCGTTAACAAACCCTGCAGGAGCACAACATCAGTTGCTTGGCGTAAACAGCCGCTCGACTGCTGACCAAATTGGTCAAGTGTTAAATCGATTAGGAACAGCCCATTCGATCGTTGTGAGTGGTGCCGATGGTCTTGATGAATGTGCAATACACGGGAAAACGTATCTTGTTGATGTAAAAGCAGGAGAAACACACTCTTATGTGATTCAACCTGAAGACTATGGTTTGAAACAAGGATCATTATCGGCTATACAAGTTCACTCATCCTATGAAAGTGCCCAGTTAATTAATCAAATTTTGCTTAATGAAGCACCAAGTGAAGCGATTGATATCGTCGTGTTTAATGCAGGTGTCGCTCTGTACGCTGGTGATTATGTCGATTCGATCCAAGCAGGGGTGGACCGGACAAAAGCAGCTCTTTTAACTAAACAATCATTCACTTATTTAACGTCCATTCAAAATGAAAACAGGGGGATAAAACATGCTTGA
- the aroH gene encoding chorismate mutase: MIRGIRGATTVENNEAKEIEVETERLLRKMVAENGIDAPDIAQVLITVTADINDCFPAKALRNLDGYDYVPVMCAREIPVKGSLPLCIRIMMTAQTVKQQENIQHIFLNGATVLRPDLVNNG; encoded by the coding sequence GTGATAAGAGGAATTCGAGGAGCTACAACAGTAGAAAACAATGAAGCAAAAGAAATTGAAGTCGAAACAGAACGTCTTTTAAGAAAGATGGTCGCCGAGAACGGCATCGATGCACCTGATATTGCACAAGTGCTTATCACGGTGACAGCAGATATCAATGATTGCTTTCCGGCAAAAGCATTACGAAATTTAGATGGGTATGATTATGTTCCCGTCATGTGCGCACGAGAAATCCCAGTAAAGGGTAGTTTGCCTCTTTGTATTCGCATCATGATGACGGCCCAAACAGTAAAACAACAAGAAAACATTCAACATATTTTTTTAAATGGAGCGACTGTATTACGTCCAGATTTAGTCAATAACGGGTAA
- the aroB gene encoding 3-dehydroquinate synthase, with amino-acid sequence MKISVQTSEKTYEVMIRSGLINQAGHYIEKMIPASSYLVIVDQHVASYYLEAFLQTFHTANIHVSVVPSGEQSKSFQQYEQLLNDCYAFGLDRSSVIIAFGGGVTGDLAGFVAGTYMRGIRFVQVPTTLLAHDSSVGGKVAINLAKGKNIVGLFHQPELVLYDPDLLRTLPNQEWRSGFAEIVKMGFIADKDFLLWLKAEVAQLPIQDEKKLEYMIGKAVALKADIVQQDEKEMGIRGILNFGHTLGHAIEGEMGYGALTHGEAVAIGMAFALKVSEQKKGRDFSSSVYLEWLASLGYRLTVPQVLKSENLLAQMMKDKKARHGTLNYVLLEAVGDASIEAIDATELKTFFD; translated from the coding sequence ATGAAAATTTCTGTCCAAACGAGTGAAAAAACCTATGAAGTGATGATTCGGTCTGGTCTAATAAACCAGGCTGGGCATTACATAGAAAAGATGATCCCTGCTTCAAGCTACCTTGTGATCGTTGATCAACATGTCGCTTCTTATTACTTAGAGGCGTTTTTACAAACATTTCATACAGCGAATATACACGTTTCAGTTGTGCCAAGTGGAGAACAATCTAAGTCGTTTCAACAGTATGAACAGCTACTAAATGATTGCTACGCTTTTGGGTTAGATCGATCTTCTGTCATCATTGCTTTTGGGGGTGGCGTTACGGGAGATCTTGCTGGGTTTGTTGCGGGTACGTATATGAGAGGCATTCGCTTTGTCCAAGTGCCAACGACTCTGCTTGCCCACGATTCAAGCGTTGGGGGAAAAGTGGCGATTAACTTAGCAAAAGGAAAAAATATCGTGGGATTGTTCCACCAACCGGAGTTGGTCCTATATGATCCGGATCTTTTACGAACATTGCCAAATCAAGAATGGCGGTCTGGTTTTGCTGAAATTGTAAAAATGGGGTTTATTGCGGATAAAGACTTTTTGCTATGGCTTAAAGCGGAAGTTGCGCAGTTGCCGATTCAAGACGAAAAAAAACTTGAGTATATGATCGGAAAAGCAGTCGCTTTAAAAGCGGACATTGTTCAACAAGACGAGAAAGAAATGGGGATTCGTGGCATCTTGAATTTTGGTCATACTCTAGGCCACGCAATCGAAGGTGAAATGGGCTATGGAGCACTCACACACGGAGAAGCGGTTGCAATTGGAATGGCTTTTGCGCTAAAAGTGAGTGAACAAAAAAAAGGTCGTGATTTTTCATCATCCGTCTATCTTGAATGGTTAGCGTCACTTGGTTATCGCCTCACGGTACCGCAAGTATTAAAGAGTGAGAATTTACTCGCGCAAATGATGAAGGATAAGAAAGCGCGTCATGGAACGTTAAACTATGTTCTGCTAGAGGCAGTTGGAGACGCTTCAATAGAGGCAATTGATGCGACCGAGCTAAAAACGTTTTTTGATTGA
- the aroC gene encoding chorismate synthase yields MRFLTAGESHGPQLTTIIEGVPAQLRLVEDDINRELVRRQGGYGRGRRMQIEKDQVKILSGVRHGYTTGAPITFVVENNDWKNWTKIMGSAPISKEEEDKMRRRLTRPRPGHADLNGAIKYGHRDMRDVLERSSARETTVRVACGALAKVILRAINVDVAGHVRIIGGIEANVEEHLSVKDIQERSEVSPVRCLDEQAGAKMMEAIDQAKQDGDSIGGVVEVVVEGLPIGLGSHVHYDRKLDGKIAGAVMSINAFKGVEIGLGFEAANRPGSQVHDEIIWNQEEGYRRRTNNLGGFEGGMTNGMPVIVKGVMKPIPTLYKPLKSVDIESKEAFDAGVERSDSCAVPAASVVCENVVAWEVACSVLDTFPADQIEDLQQAVSRQMEKAKGF; encoded by the coding sequence ATGAGGTTTTTGACAGCGGGAGAATCACACGGGCCGCAGCTAACAACAATTATAGAAGGGGTTCCTGCACAATTACGTCTTGTGGAAGACGATATTAATCGGGAACTTGTGCGAAGACAGGGTGGCTATGGTCGAGGACGCCGCATGCAAATTGAAAAAGACCAAGTGAAAATTTTGAGTGGGGTCAGACACGGGTATACAACTGGGGCGCCGATTACGTTTGTCGTTGAAAACAACGATTGGAAAAACTGGACAAAAATTATGGGCTCAGCGCCGATTTCAAAGGAAGAAGAAGATAAAATGCGTCGTCGTTTAACTCGACCCCGTCCAGGTCATGCTGACTTAAATGGTGCCATTAAATATGGTCATCGTGATATGCGGGATGTTCTTGAGCGCTCCTCTGCTCGAGAAACAACGGTGCGGGTAGCATGTGGTGCCCTAGCAAAAGTAATCCTAAGGGCAATTAACGTTGACGTTGCAGGGCACGTTCGAATCATTGGTGGAATTGAAGCGAATGTTGAAGAGCATCTTTCTGTTAAGGACATTCAGGAACGTTCTGAAGTATCGCCTGTCCGCTGTTTAGATGAACAGGCTGGCGCAAAAATGATGGAAGCCATTGATCAAGCTAAACAAGATGGTGACAGTATTGGTGGGGTCGTTGAAGTCGTTGTTGAAGGGCTTCCGATCGGGTTAGGAAGTCATGTTCACTATGACCGCAAGCTTGATGGTAAAATCGCCGGTGCAGTCATGAGCATTAACGCGTTTAAAGGCGTTGAAATTGGCTTAGGGTTTGAAGCGGCGAACCGTCCAGGTAGTCAAGTCCATGACGAAATTATTTGGAATCAAGAGGAAGGCTACCGACGTCGTACCAATAACCTCGGTGGCTTTGAAGGTGGTATGACAAACGGTATGCCAGTCATTGTCAAAGGCGTCATGAAGCCGATACCAACTCTTTATAAACCATTAAAGAGCGTAGATATTGAAAGCAAAGAAGCATTTGATGCTGGGGTTGAGCGTTCAGATAGTTGTGCAGTTCCGGCAGCTTCGGTTGTGTGCGAGAACGTAGTGGCGTGGGAAGTAGCTTGCAGTGTATTAGATACATTTCCTGCTGATCAAATAGAAGATTTACAACAAGCGGTCTCCCGTCAAATGGAGAAAGCAAAGGGATTTTAA